Part of the Rhodococcus sp. OK302 genome is shown below.
GATGACGGCGGCAACCAGGTTTTCGTGACGTGAATGGAAGCCCTCGCCGGTGGCATCGATGTGCTGGTGAATCGTGGTTTCGATGATCGGCAGCAGCGAGTCGTAAAACTCCAGGTAAACTGTGTTGTGGCTGGCTGCGACGATGGCGCGGTGCAACGCCACGTCGGCCACGGTGGCTGCCGCTATGTCGTTTCCTTCCCACGTCGCCGCGCGGGCACGAAGAAGGCTGGTGAGTGAGGCAATGTCGTCGTCGTTGCGACGTACTGCTGCCAGCGATGCGGCCGTGATGTCGAGGGCGCGTCGCAGTTCGAGAACGTCACGCTCGTGGGCGCCCGCAAAGTAATTGCCGAGTGTGCCGCCCAGATCCGACGTCGCGACGACGTACGTGCCCGATCCCTGGCGACGTTCCAGCATTCCGGCGTGAACCAGGGCTTGAACCGCTTCACGGACCGTGTTCCGGCCAGTGCCCGTCAGCTCGGACAGCGCGGGTTCGGTGGGAATCTTCGATCCGACCGGCCAGGTTCCGCTTCTGATTTCGGTGCGGAGTTGTTCGGTGACCTGCGAGATGAGGCTTGCGCGGCGAACGGGTTGCACGTGGTGGTTCCTCGGATTATCGGTGCGTCTGATGTGGACTGTGGTCTACATTACCTCCCTTGT
Proteins encoded:
- a CDS encoding FadR/GntR family transcriptional regulator; the encoded protein is MQPVRRASLISQVTEQLRTEIRSGTWPVGSKIPTEPALSELTGTGRNTVREAVQALVHAGMLERRQGSGTYVVATSDLGGTLGNYFAGAHERDVLELRRALDITAASLAAVRRNDDDIASLTSLLRARAATWEGNDIAAATVADVALHRAIVAASHNTVYLEFYDSLLPIIETTIHQHIDATGEGFHSRHENLVAAVIAGDASAASDAARDLFEGLVADFS